One region of Choristoneura fumiferana chromosome 3, NRCan_CFum_1, whole genome shotgun sequence genomic DNA includes:
- the TfIIS gene encoding RNA polymerase II elongation factor — MSVEEDVMKIQKKLTKMTSDDGTGQEEALELLKTLQTMAINLDVLTKTRIGMTVNALRKSSKDEEVISLCKTLIKNWKKFLSAPNSTKESGSSSKSKKDSSRDKDKKDDKEKDKKLPASFPPQSNTTDAVRLKCRELLTSALKTDGENPNSCGTPEELAEELEECIFNEFKNTDMRYKNRVRSRVANLKDPKNPTLRTNFLNGVISASRLAKMTPEEMASDEMKKLREKFIKEAIDDAQLATVQGTKTEMLKCGKCKKKNCTYNQLQTRSSDEPMTTFVLCNECGNRWKFC, encoded by the exons ATGAGCGTCGAAGAAGATGTTatgaaaatacaaaagaaattgACTAAAATGACTTCAGACGATGGCACG GGCCAAGAAGAAGCGTTGGAGCTGCTAAAAACGCTTCAGACTATGGCTATCAACTTGGATGTTTTGACCAAAACAAGGATAGGTATGACAGTTAATGCTCTACGCAAGTCTAGTAAGGATGAGGAGGTAATATCTCTGTGCAAAACACTCATCAAGAATTGGAAGAAGTTCCTTTCTGCACCGAATTCTACAAAGGAATCTGGAAGTTCGTCTAAATCCAAGAAAGATTCAAGCAGAGACAAGGATAAGAAAGATGATAAGGAAAAAGACAAAAAACTGCCAGCATCTTTCCCACCTCAATCAAACACAACTGATGCTGTGCGACTCAAGTGTCGGGAACTGCTCACCAGTGCACTTAAAACTGACGGAGAGAACCCCAACTCTTGTGGAACCCCCGAGGAGCTTGCAGAGGAGCTGGAGGAATGCATTTTCAATGAATTTAAGAACACAGACATGCGATACAAGAACAGGGTTCGGTCGAGAGTTGCCAATCTTAAGGATCCTAAGAATCCCACACTGCGCACAAATTTCCTCAATGGTGTGATTTCAGCCTCAAGGTTGGCTAAGATGACCCCAGAAGAAATGGCGAGTGATGAGATGAAGAAGCTCCGAGAGAAGTTCATCAAGGAGGCCATTGACGATGCTCAACTGGCAACAGTACAGGGCACTAAAACTGAAATGCTCAAATGTGGCAAGTGCAAGAAGAAGAACTGCACATACAACCAATTGCAGACCAGAAGTTCTGATGAACCTATGACCACCTTTGTTCTCTGTAATGAGTGTGGCAATCGCTGGAAATTCTGTTAA